From Vitis vinifera cultivar Pinot Noir 40024 chromosome 5, ASM3070453v1, the proteins below share one genomic window:
- the LOC100254638 gene encoding ethylene receptor 2 has translation MLKRLAPGLLISSLLISASAVDNSFPRCNCEDEGFWSVENILECQKVSDFLIAVAYFSIPIELLYFVSCSNVPFKWVLFQFIAFIVLCGLTHLLNGWTYGPHPFQLMLALTIFKFLTALVSCATAITLITLIPLLLKVKVREFMLKKKTWDLGREVGIIKKKKEAGLHVRMLTHEIRKSLDRHTILHTTLVELSNTLDLQNCAVWMPNENKTEMNLTHELKGRNFYNFSIPINDPVVAMIKRSDEVHTLRTDSALATASSGTSGEPGPVAAIRMPMLRVSNFKGGTPELVQACYSILVLVLKSGQARSWTSQELDIVKVVADQVAVAVSHAAVLEESQLMRDQLAEQNRALQQAKRNAMMASQARNSFQKVMSDGMRRPMHSISGLLSMMQDEKLNSEQRLIIDAMAKTSNVLSTLINDVMEISTKDTGRFQLDVRSFRLHSMIKEAACLAKCLCVYRGFGFAIEVEKSLPDHVIGEERRVFQVILHMVGNLLNGTNGGGSVTFRVLSETGSQGRHDQRWATWKSNSSDGYVYIKFEIGINNADQSEGSISTGSISTVQLGGGRQTSDQIDEGLSFTMCRRLAQLMQGNIWLVPNPQGFAKSMALVLRFQLQPSIGINISEPGESSEHPHSNSLFRGLQVLLADDDDTNRAVTRKLLEKLGCIVSVVSSGFECLGALGPAASSFQIVLLDLHMPELDGFEVAMRIRKFRSRSWPLIVALTASADEDVWERCLEIGMNGIIRKPVLLDGIAEELRRVLLQANNVV, from the exons ATGTTAAAAAGATTAGCTCCTGGGCTGTTGATTTCTTCTCTCCTGATATCCGCGTCTGCGGTTGACAATAGCTTCCCCAGGTGTAATTGTGAAGATGAGGGCTTTTGGAGCGTGGAGAACATTTTAGAGTGCCAAAAAGTGAGCGATTTCCTGATTGCGGTGGCCTATTTCTCGATCCCCATTGAGCTGCTTTACTTTGTCAGCTGCTCCAACGTCCCCTTCAAATGGGTCCTCTTTCAGTTCATTGCCTTCATTGTTCTATGTGGGCTCACTCATTTGCTCAATGGCTGGACTTATGGTCCGCACCCCTTTCAATTAATGCTCGCCCTCaccattttcaaatttcttactGCCCTGGTCTCCTGTGCCACTGCAATCACACTCATCACTCTCATCCCTTTGCTTCTCAAAGTGAAGGTAAGAGAGTtcatgttgaagaagaagactTGGGATCTTGGTCGAGAAGTAGgaattataaagaaaaagaaggaagcTGGCTTGCATGTCCGGATGCTTACTCACGAGATTCGCAAGTCACTTGATCGGCACACAATTTTGCATACAACTTTGGTTGAGTTATCCAACACATTGGATTTGCAGAACTGTGCTGTTTGGATGCCTAATGAGAATAAAACAGAGATGAACCTAACCCATGAGTTGAAAGGGCGGAATTTCTACAATTTCTCAATCCCAATTAATGACCCTGTTGTTGCAATGATTAAGAGGAGTGACGAAGTGCATACACTTAGGACGGACTCGGCCCTAGCTACTGCAAGCAGTGGAACTTCTGGTGAACCAGGACCTGTGGCTGCAATTCGGATGCCAATGCTTCGGGTTTCCAACTTTAAAGGGGGGACTCCTGAGCTGGTCCAGGCTTGTTATTCAATATTAGTTTTGGTACTTAAGAGTGGACAGGCTAGATCCTGGACCAGCCAAGAGCTTGACATAGTTAAGGTGGTTGCTGATCAGGTCGCTGTGGCTGTGTCCCATGCTGCCGTTCTTGAAGAGTCCCAGCTCATGAGAGACCAGTTGGCAGAGCAAAACCGTGCATTGCAACAGGCAAAGAGGAATGCAATGATGGCAAGCCAAGCAAGGAACTCATTTCAGAAGGTGATGAGTGATGGGATGAGGAGGCCAATGCACTCAATCTCAGGTTTGCTTTCAATGATGCAGGATGAGAAATTGAATAGTGAGCAGCGGCTCATCATTGATGCAATGGCAAAGACCAGCAATGTCCTCTCTACCTTGATAAATGATGTAATGGAAATCTCAACAAAGGATACTGGGAGATTCCAGTTAGATGTGAGATCTTTCCGGTTACATTCCATGATAAAGGAAGCAGCTTGCCTAGCCAAATGCCTATGTGTTTATAGGGGTTTTGGTTTTGCAATTGAGGTTGAGAAGTCCTTGCCTGATCATGTCATTGGTGAAGAAAGAAGGGTCTTTCAGGTGATTCTGCATATGGTTGGAAACCTGTTGAATGGCACCAATGGAGGAGGGTCAGTGACATTTCGGGTGTTATCAGAGACTGGAAGTCAAGGAAGGCATGATCAGAGATGGGCAACCTGGAAATCAAATTCATCTGATGGGTATGTTTATATCAAGTTTGAAATTGGGATTAACAATGCTGATCAGTCCGAGGGCTCGATTTCAACTGGCTCAATTTCAACTGTACAGCTTGGTGGTGGAAGACAAACCAGTGACCAAATTGATGAGGGACTGAGTTTCACCATGTGCAGAAGGCTAGCTCAG TTGATGCAAGGGAACATCTGGTTAGTCCCAAACCCTCAGGGATTTGCCAAAAGCATGGCTCTCGTTCTTCGCTTTCAACTTCAACCATCCATTGGAATCAACATTTCTGAACCAGGAGAATCTTCAGAGCACCCACATTCCAACTCTCTTTTCAGGGGCCTCCAAGTTCTATTAGCTGATGATGATGACACTAATAGGGCTGTGACCAGGAAGCTTCTTGAGAAGCTTGGTTGCATCGTTTCTGTTGTTTCATCTGGATTTGAATGCCTTGGTGCCCTTGGCCCAGCTGCATCCTCTTTCCAAATTGTTCTTTTGGATCTTCATATGCCCGAGTTGGATGGTTTTGAAGTTGCAATGAGAATTCGGAAGTTCAGGAGCCGCAGCTGGCCATTGATTGTTGCCTTGACAGCAAGTGCTGATGAAGATGTATGGGAAAGATGCTTGGAGATAGGAATGAATGGTATAATTCGAAAACCAGTTCTGCTGGATGGAATTGCTGAGGAGCTTCGAAGAGTCTTGCTGCAGGCAAACAATGTTGTGTGA